AAAGCAGAAAAAAAGGGTATAGTACAGTCTCGTCCCATTCTGGTGCCTGAGTTGATTTGCTTACTGAATTTACCCCTGAACTTCCTATCTATTCTCTTCTCCCGGTACCAGCTTTTTCACTGGATTCGGCGTTCCTGCTGAATAATAGAGCATAAAAGCCCTATTTTCTTTTATCTTCATACGCATTAAATAACAATAACATAATGCCTGGTCTCAGTCAATCTTTTTTCCCGCAAAGACAAAGTAGCCTTTTTGTTTTGCGACCGTTCGAACGTGAAGCCCGAGTTCCTCGAGCTTTTTTTTCGTTGAGGACGCACCCTGTTTCTTTTGAATGACGACCCACAGTTCCCCTTCGGCTTGAAGCGATCGAACAGCTTCTTCGTAAATTCGGAACACGACATCCTTACCGGCCCGGATCGGCGGATTCGTCAACACTGCTGCGTAGTTTGAATCAGACAGCCCATCTGTCGCATCTTTCAGCGCAATGGTCTGATTGGTGATCGAGTTTTTCCCGGCATTCACTTTTGCCAGAGAGACAGACCGTTCGTTCACGTCGATCATGCCGATCTGACGTTCGGGATATGCCGCCGCCACTGCAAGTCCAATCGGTCCCCATCCGCAACCGATATCAAGAATATCCCCCGCTGCTTGTGGTTCCTCAAAGTGCTCGATTAAAAGTTTCGATCCGAAGTCCACCGCGTGTCCGGAAAAAACACCCCGGTCTACAATGAACGTGAAGTCTCTTCCCTTCAAGGTTTCAGAAATCATTTTCTGTTTACTTTCTGATCCCGGTTTTCCGGAATAATAATGATCACTCACCGATGTCACTCCCTTTCTTTCGTTTATGTAAAGAAAACCTGGCATGTCGTCAAGCCAATGGCGAAAGCCTCAGCGGCGCGTATATTTCA
This Salisediminibacterium beveridgei DNA region includes the following protein-coding sequences:
- a CDS encoding class I SAM-dependent methyltransferase, encoding MSDHYYSGKPGSESKQKMISETLKGRDFTFIVDRGVFSGHAVDFGSKLLIEHFEEPQAAGDILDIGCGWGPIGLAVAAAYPERQIGMIDVNERSVSLAKVNAGKNSITNQTIALKDATDGLSDSNYAAVLTNPPIRAGKDVVFRIYEEAVRSLQAEGELWVVIQKKQGASSTKKKLEELGLHVRTVAKQKGYFVFAGKKID